One Hippoglossus stenolepis isolate QCI-W04-F060 chromosome 6, HSTE1.2, whole genome shotgun sequence genomic window, tacagggggcgctgcagctcAGTAAAGTgtttgaaaactgtgtgtgtgtgtgtgtgtgtgtgtgtgtgtgtgtgtgtgtgtgtgtgtgtgtgtgtgtgtgtgtgtgtgtgtgtgtgtgtgtctgtgtgtgcgcgctcacAGAAGCTGACGAGGAACTGACACCTGAGTGTTTCTGAATGTCTTCTCCAGCTCTCTGCCTTCGTCCTCCTCTGACTCCAGAACAGTTTCCATCTTTTACAAacatataaaatgtgattaGTTTATAAACTCACAGAACAACCTGTCAGGACGAAGTGAAGCAGAGACCTACAGAgagtttgtttgtaaaatgattCCAGGTTCAGTCCAGGTCGTAATTCACTCTTCAGGTGAAAGAACCGAACAAATGTGGTGTCAAAAAAATAATCACTGGATACCACTGAGTCCATTATTATAACTCGGGTGAAGCGGCTCCACGCTGCGTGTGTTGTGCAGCGCAGCCACCCGGAACTTGAGAGAACACATCATTAATCATAATGGAAAACTATATTGGACTAATGACACTGCCCTGAGGAGTCCCATTTCCACCATATACCTACCTTCCTGATGAAGCTGTCCCAATTCTTATTTGAAAAAACGTAACAAATACAAAGTCTCTGATCCAATTATATGTCCATCTactgttttcttcctcttctccgtTCCCTGTTTCCTTAATGACATATCAAAGAGGTGTCTTTGATTTTACAGCCATCTACGTCTATATAAATGCAGTAAAGTGACTTGAATGGGTTAAAGTATTAATGGTTTAAGGGATTGATGGATTAAAGGCAATGCCTTTGAACTTGCCTTGTAGAAGAcacaccttgacgttggttgccaccgGCCAATCACCAACCACTGGGATGAAGATGACCCACTTTTCTCACTGTTTTGCTGGCTTCTAAAAGGGCTTGTATTCCATACCATAAAGAAGCCCAATTACCATTTTTCCAAAAGATTTTGACTTTATCAGAAATCTGGAAGAGAAGGCAAAGAAGCAGACCAAGCTCTGCACTTTGAGATCTTTAAAATTTAGAAATCTCCAGAATCTCTACAAGGATGTGTTTAAAGACCTGCAAAAACATATTGGCTGTGTGAGGGAGGTTCTGGAAGCCGAGACAGAAAAGATTGACATCAAAAAAAAGATTGTGGCAAAACCTGTGCAACCATGGTCTCCCACACACGGccggataaaagcgtcagctaaatgaaatgtaataaacacCCCCATCATCAAATGAACCTACTCCTACTCCCCAGGGGTCTGTCCTGGGACCACTTACATTCTCACTGAATTTGCCACCATCTGAGTTAAAGGGGAAGattctttatttacttttgtcGTCTCTTGTAATTTAATTACTCTCTATCACTGTGTTTACCTGAACATTCTTcctgtgtatttattcatgtatattAGTAATATAATATTCTGTGCATTGCTCATGACTGTAGTCGTTGTACATGTACAGAATTAGTTTTTTCACACAGGTCAGTCAAACAGGATATATAAAATagacttatttatttttgtagcaGTAGcttgtcagtctgtgtgtgtgtgtgtgtgtgtgtgtgtgtgtgtgtgtgtgtgtgtgtgtgtgtgagggagtgttTAAGTTGAATCCAGTTTATTTTACCTGCTatttacaaatcaataaaactacagagcagaaacacatttgaacTAATACAAGTATAAACAAGTGTTTGAGAAACTTTTACGTATCAAATATtcagattgaaaataaaaccttttacTCACAGTTTCTCTGAAATCAGCTGTTTTTTGCTCCATTAAGTTAAAGCAACGTTTATTAGTCACAGCGTTGTGAcgtctccatggtaacagcgagACGTGGTGACGTGGAGTTGCCTTCACGTACCCTCGAACAGGGGCGGAAATTATGCTTCTAAGGTTTGTGACCAGAAgctttcagaatcagaatcagaatcagaatcagaattctttttattgccaagtatatttacacatacaggaaattgccttggtgtggtaaagcgtttttaaatatatatttcaggcatcaaaaaacatttttaattacgaataaatattatattgtatGTGAGTGCAgttaaaatgtataaagtaGTGAGTTCTAAACCAGAGTTTACATGATATGACAGatatatttcattgtataatattcatataaacaTGTTACTGAGACAAATACAAGGTaatgatatacagtataaagcAGTGAACTCTTTCAGACAAATTGGGAAATAATAAAGGTAATgataatacaattttattttgttcacaaCTCATTTATGAATATACGTGAAATATGTGATTAATAACGAAAGTGTTGCTGGTTTGTTTCTCTCGTTTCTGAGACGCTTCACagtttgttgttctgtttctttcttctttattaataaagcacaaagaaaaaaaaaaactcgtCATCACTTGTTGTGCGCATGCGCtgctgcttcacttcctgttgatgGAGAATCACCGACGAGTCAGTGAGCTGCAGGACGTTCATTCAGTCGGTACTTTGACTTCTTCACTAGTTTCATTCAACTTGAACTGACCTGCACCATGCGCGCTCCCGGCTGTGTGGCAGTGCTCGTGCTGCTGGTGCACGATGCGGCGGCTCGTGAGTTCACGGAGGGGGAGATGAGTGGAGTCAGGTGAAGAGACACGAATACTCCATCAAATACTACACAGGGGGGGTCAGCAGTACTTCATAGGTTTAAATACTACAAAGTTCGCAATGTGATTTCATGCTCCCTTGGAAAAGTATTCGTTAGtgtgtttaaatacaacaacacagtAGTTTATCTTGATTCACTCACGCTACCACATTGTTCAATCTGCTCAAACATGGGATTTCATTTCAAGCTTCAGTTTTGATGTGGATTTTATTCAAATCAGGCACCTGCAGGTTTTATAACTTCAAATGACTAAATATTAGTAAAGGTTGTGTCTGAAGTAATGTCGGTTAttaaacatgtctgtgtgtattatATACACatcatatacatacacacactcgcacatgtGATAAAATCCTCAACGTTAATAAAGTAaagacacaaccacacacacagtttgtgtctgtggtgatTTCCACTGAATGAAGCAtcgtgtcagtgtgtgaagctctaactctctgtgtgtttcaggcaaCGCATCAAGTCCATGTTCTACCACGCCTACAACAGCTACCTCGACCACGCCTACCCCTACGACGAGCTCCGCCCACTCACCTGTGACGGTCAGGACACGTGGGGCAGGTACGGGTCACgttgactttttactttctgatcATTTCGACATCTTGTTTTCGTTTGTCTGTTAAATTCAGTGTTTagtgaaaatgatgaaattcCCCCGCTGCGTCTTCTCTCCACAGCTTCTCTCTCACGCTGATCGATGCTCTCGACACTTTACTGGTGAgacctgaagaagaaaaacgaATCGTAAACGTGTAACATGAAGAAAACTTTCTCTTTAAATGTAAACGTGTCTCTGAAGGTTTTGGGAAACCAGACGGAGTTTCAACGTGTGGCGTCGCTGCTGCAACACAACGTGGATTTTGACATCGATGTCAACGCCTCCGTGTTCGAAACCAACATCAGaggtaaggggggggggggttctgatTCTGACAATAATATTTGTGCTCAAAagtacaactgtgtgtgtgtgtctgtgtctgtgtgtgctctgtgtgtgtgtgtgtagtggtggGCGGTCTGTTGTCGGCTCACATGTTGGCAGGCAGGGCCGGGATGGAGCTGGAGCCTGGTTGGCCCTGTGCGGGGCCGCTGCTGAGGATGGCCGAGGACGCCGCCAAGAAACTGCTGCCtggtataaacacacacacacacacacacacacacaccacacacccacacacacacacacacacacacacacacacacacacacacacacacacacacacacataaaaccgATCGAGTGTTTGAATCTTTTCTATTTGACACTGAAATATTGTGAATTAAATCACTTTGGTTTTTGGACAATATGACGATGTCTCTGAATAGTTTTACAACTTGACCCTGTCATTAATCTGAAGGAGTTAAATAACTCCGACGTAACATTAGTAAACGGTCTTCAGCGTTCCAGACGGCCACCGGGATGCCGTACGGCACCGTGAACCTGCTGCGCGGCGTCAGTCCCACAGAGACGCCGGTCACCTGCACCGCCGGCGTCGGAACCTTCATCCTGGAGTTTGCGACGCTGAGTCGACTGACCGGTGACCCGACGTACGAGGACGTGGCCCGTCGAGCTCTGAGGGCGCTGTGGAAGACCCGGTCTGACATCGGACTGGTGAggagcctgtctgtctgttcacctgtctgtctgtctgtgttcacctgtctgtctgttcacctgtctgtctgttcacctgtctgtctgttcacctgtctgtctgtctgtctgtctgtctgtctgtctgtctgtctgtctgtctgtgttcactgtctgtctgtctgtctgtctgtgttcacctgtctgtctgtctgtctgtctgtctgtctgtctgtctgttcacctgtctgtctgtctgtctgtctgtgttcacctgtctgtctgtctgtctgtctgctgttcacctgtctgtctgtctgtgttcacctgtctgtctgtctgtctgtctgtgttcacctgtctgtctgtgtgtgttcacctgtctgtctgtctgtgttcacctgtctgtctgtctgtctgtgttcacctgtctgtctgtgttcacctgtctgtctgttcacctgtctgtgtgtgttcacctgtctgtctgtctgtgttcacctgtctgtctgttcacctgtctgtctgtgttcacctgtctgtctgtctgtctgtctgtgttcacctgtctgtctgtgttcacctgtctgtctgtctgtctgtctgtgttcacctgtctgtctgtgttcacctgtctgtctgtctgtctgtctgtgttcacctgtctgtctgttcacctgtctgtctgtgttcacctgtctgtctgtgttcacctgtctgtctgtctgtgttcacctgtctgtctgtgttcacctgtctgtctgtctgtgttcacctgtctgtctgttcacctgtctgtctgtgttcacctgtctgtctgtgttcacctgtctgtctgtgttcacctgtctgtctgtctgtctgttcacctgtctgtctgttcacctgtctgtctgttcacctgttcgttcgtgttcacctgtctgtctgttcacctgtctgtctgtgttcacctgtctgtctgttcacctgtctgtctgtctgtctgtctgtgttcacctgtctgtctgttcacctgtctgtctgttcacctgtctgtctgttcacctgtctgtgtgcaggtggGGAACCACATCGACGTGGTGTCTCAGAAGTGGGTGGCTCAGGACGCTGGGATCGGAGCCGGAGTCGACTCTTACTTTGAGTATCTGGTGAAAGGCGCCATCATGCTGCAGGACGAGGAACTGCTAGAAATGTTCCTGGGTAAGCGGCACTATTTCTTCTCTCAGGTGCCTTTGAGCAAGGCAGCCTTGCCAACATCCAAtgacagatgaactgattggtCTGTGAAATCTTACCAGAATACGACCGGGCCATTCAGAACTACACCCGGTTTGACGACTGGTACCTGTGGGTCCAGATGCATAAAGGAACCGTGTCCATGCCGGTGTTCCAGTCTCTGGAGGCTTTCTGGCCCGGCCTGCAGGTACAGGAACCACAGAACATTCCTAAAAGTCCTGAAGATGTCTTCATGTCAATATTCATAAATcgtcatgtgttgtgtttttcagtcgTTGTTGGGGAACCTGGACGACGCCGTCAGGACGTTTCAGAACTACTACTCTGTGTGGCGACAGTTCGGAGGTCTGCCCGAGTTCTACAGCATCCCTCAGGGTTACACTGTGGACAAGAGAGAGGGGTACCCACTGAGACCAGGTCAGCCCACGGACCAATCACAGGCTTCATCAGAGCCACTGCAGGCTCATTGGTGTCCTTCATGAACTCCACCAGTTGATTATAAACGACCTCATATGATCGTCCATCaggatgcttttattttgaaagtcacGTGCAGATTAATGAACCAGTTAACTAATGAATTCATTAGCCATTAATCTGACGAGCTTCTAATTATTGTTGCAGAGTTGATCGAGAGCGCCATGTACCTGTTCAGAGCCACAGGAGACCACACCTACCTCCAGCTGGGCCTCGACGCCCTCGAGTCCATCGAGAGAATCTCCAAGACGCCGTGTGGATACGCGAGTGTAAGTCTGACGACCACGACACCAACAAACGCTCCGCGGGGTTTGTCTGCCTCCGGTGCACAATGATGTCATAGAAAAGTACAAATTACAAATGGACATTtctaaatctgtgttttaaatctgCCGTCCCTGATGCTTCTCTCCTTGCAGGTTAAAGATCTGCGAGATCATCAGCTGGACAACAGGATGGAGTCCTTCTTCCTCGCCGAGACCGTCAAGTACCTGTACCTGCTCTTTGACCCCGCCCACTTCCTGCACGGTGGGGGGGCGGAGGGGGATGGGTCTTGGGAGGAGGGCGGCGAGGGGGGCCAGTGCGTTTTAGGTGCGGGGGGGTTCATCTTCAACACGGAGGCTCACCCTCTCGACCCGGCGGCGCTCTACTGCTGCAGCCGCCACGCTCAGGACCGACGGGAGCTCCAAGACATCCTGCTTAACCTGTCGCAGCCAAACCGCCAATCAAAACCGCCCGCCAAAGAGACAGAAGGCCCGCCTCCTGGCCAATCAGAAAGCATCGCTCTGAAACCGGGCGAGAAGAAGACTCCTCCCCTGCTGTCGTGTCCCGTTCAGCCGTTCAGTGCTCGACTCTCCATCCTGGGACAAGTTTTCAGCGACACCTGATCCTCGCCGTCCTGGTTCACGTGCCGACGTCCGAGCCTGATTCCAAACTGAACTGATCATTGACTCTTTGACGCTGGCGTTGCAGCGACTGAAGCAGGTTTCCTTTCTCGCTGTCAAGGAAGTGAAGGCGTTCGGGATCAGTGAGACTCAGCCTGAATTACTCTGATGAATTTACTGTGTTTCTCTAATTTAAAACGAagctgaaatatatttttatttattagaaaCGTTGCAGCGATGGTGTGATTTCCTTCTTTCTTGTTTATCGTTTTCATTGTTCGACTGTGGATCAGGAAGTGGAGCGGGTTGTCCACCAATAtaaaggttgctggtttgattcCAGCTCCCCCAGTCCacatctggaaaagaaaaatagaatgtgaaaataaatagaCTGAAATAGGACAATCTGCAAGTTTCAGATATTTAAAGAACGCTTTGAGGGATTTGGTATGAACAAGAAGTCACTGACGTCACAAAcctttttgccttgtgaacataTGATGGTGAGATCGAGAGGATCCTATCAAACAGGTACAGGTGTTCACTCAGACGAACAGATGAACTGAtctggtggtcaaaggtcactgtgacacacaAGATGTTCCTGGCGTCTTGATCACGATATCTCAAGTCAGtttttagggaatttcttcacaagtggtcacttgaactcaaggtcaaaggtcacagggacaTCATGAGTCTGGGGAACAGCTGAAACTACACTGGTTGgtgaagacaaacagacaggatgGGGATTCTAGTGTTTCCATGAAACTAAATTC contains:
- the edem2 gene encoding ER degradation-enhancing alpha-mannosidase-like protein 2, coding for MRAPGCVAVLVLLVHDAAAREFTEGEMSGVRQRIKSMFYHAYNSYLDHAYPYDELRPLTCDGQDTWGSFSLTLIDALDTLLVLGNQTEFQRVASLLQHNVDFDIDVNASVFETNIRVVGGLLSAHMLAGRAGMELEPGWPCAGPLLRMAEDAAKKLLPAFQTATGMPYGTVNLLRGVSPTETPVTCTAGVGTFILEFATLSRLTGDPTYEDVARRALRALWKTRSDIGLVGNHIDVVSQKWVAQDAGIGAGVDSYFEYLVKGAIMLQDEELLEMFLEYDRAIQNYTRFDDWYLWVQMHKGTVSMPVFQSLEAFWPGLQSLLGNLDDAVRTFQNYYSVWRQFGGLPEFYSIPQGYTVDKREGYPLRPELIESAMYLFRATGDHTYLQLGLDALESIERISKTPCGYASVKDLRDHQLDNRMESFFLAETVKYLYLLFDPAHFLHGGGAEGDGSWEEGGEGGQCVLGAGGFIFNTEAHPLDPAALYCCSRHAQDRRELQDILLNLSQPNRQSKPPAKETEGPPPGQSESIALKPGEKKTPPLLSCPVQPFSARLSILGQVFSDT